The nucleotide sequence CATAAATTCGAGGAAGGCGAAGTAACTATTATGGATTCAAACCCTCTCGAGAAAGAGAGAGGGATCACGATTTTTTCAAAGAACGCCTCTTTTAATTACAAAGGTGTGCAATGCAATATTGTCGATACGCCGGGGCATGCCGATTTCGGAAGCGAAGTAGAGCGCATTCTTGAAATGGTCGATGGTGTACTTCTTCTTGTTGACGCCGTAGACGGGCCCATGCCCCAGACAAAATTTGTGTTAAAAAAGTCTCTCGAATTACATTTAAAGCCGATCCTCGTTATTAATAAGATCGATCGTCCCAACGCACGCCCTAATGAAGTCGCCACCATGACGTTTGATCTATTCTGCGAGCTTAACGCATCCGACGAACAACTTGATTTTCCCATAGTATACGCCTCCGGCCGGGACGGGTACGCTACGCTTGACCTTGACGAACCGAGCGACACCATAAAGCCTCTTCTGGACACGATCCTGCACAGAGTACTGCCGCCGATCGCTAATCCGAATCTTCCTTTTCAGATGCTGGTGACTATGCTCGATCATAATTCATATTTTGGACGCATGGCGATCGGACGTATATTCCATGGCGCTATACGTGTCGGGGATCCCGTTGCCCTTGTTAAACGCGATGGCACGGTTACCGCTAACAAGGTGACCAAGATTATGAAATATCAGGGCCTAAAGCGCGTGGAGGCACTTGAGGCAATGGCGGGAGACATTATCTTGATCACCGGCATCGAGGGCGTATCGGTCGGCGAAACGCTCACATGCATCGATGATCCGAAAGCGCTGCCCGCGGTAAAAATCGATGAGCCCACGGTATCCATGAATTTTTCCCATAACACAAGCCCGCTCGCAGGCAAGGATGGAGGCATATTCCTGACATCGCGCCATATCCGTGAACGTCTTGAACATGAAGCAATGGTGAATGTTGGCATAAAAGTCGAAGAGATTGATGGGGGTGAGAGGTTCAAAGTTTCAGGCAGGGGTGAGCTCCATCTCGAAATCCTTATAGAGACAATGCGCCGCGAAGGATACGAACTGGAAGTTTCGAGACCGCAGGTCATATTAAAGAAGATGGGCGAACAGATCCTTGAGCCGGTAGAGGCGGTGGTTATAGAAGCGGGTAGCGTATATCAGGGCACGATTATGCAGGCGCTCGGAGAGCGCAAGGCCCAGATGAAAGACCTAAAGACTGTGTCTTCCGGCGATATCCGGATGGAATTTATTATTACCTCGCGGGCGCTTATAGGGTTCAGGAGTGAATTCTTGTTGATGACGCATGGAAGCGGTGTTATGTGCCAGAACTTTCTAGAATATCAGACATACAAAGGTAGTATGCCTGCGCGCCAAAGAGGCGTTCAGGTCTCGAACGGTGATGGGGTAGTGGTAGCCTTTGCACTATGGAACCTGCAGGAGCGCGGGGAGATGTTTGTTGCGCCTGGGGATATGGCATACGAGGGCATGATCGTGGGCATATATAACAAAGGTGTAGATATAGTGGTGAATCCGCAGAAGGAGAAGAAGTTAACAAATATGCGCTCTTCGACTCGCGACATAGCGATCCAGCTGATACCTCCACGTAAGATTAACCTTGAGTTTGCGCTTGTCTTTATTGACGATGATGAATTGGTAGAGGTCACTCCGCTTAATATACGTCTCAGGAAGATGCAGTTAAAAGAAATAGATAGAACGCGCACTAGCCGGAAGAGCAGAGCCAAAAACGATTTTGATTGACAGATGGAATTTAAAGTAGTAAGCTAAAAAACACTACCGAGTAAAATATTAAAAATTCAATATTCGCATGGACTTTCCTCAAAACTTAGTATAATCCTGCTTTAGGTAGGCCAAATTAAAGACCCGAGTCCTTAAGTGAGACCCGGGTTTTTATTTTTGTAGTTCTTTAAAAAGGAGGTCAAAAATGAAGAAATCGGTTAAAAATATTCCGATTCAGAACTTGCTAACCTCAATGCTTAAAGACTCTAAAAAAGCGATGCTTAGCGCTGGGGCTTTTTACAGTTATATCGCCCAACAGGTTAGAAACGGGTTTATAAGGAGTAAATTCACAAAATTTTCTGAAGAAGAATCAAAAAAACACAAGGATACTATAAACACCCGGCTTAAACTGACAGAAAATAAATCCTATACATCGGGCCCAGACGAACCTGATACCTGTGAGGATATTTCAAGCTATTCTTTAATAGGCGCCTTACATCGAGCCAAGGAATTGGCAAAGAGAATAATCAAGATGTCTAAAGAGGAAAAGAAAAAAGACAGAAATCATCCTGAAGTTTATAATGAAATAATAAAGGATGAAAAAAAGTATTGCAAGGCCTTGAAAAAAGAAGAGCATTTTCCCAGGCCGGAATAAACATAATTTTGAAAAATCCTTGATTTCTGCCCGGAGAAGTGTTATCATACAACCTC is from Candidatus Omnitrophota bacterium and encodes:
- the typA gene encoding translational GTPase TypA: MPNQKRRKDVRNLAIVAHVDHGKTTLVDTLLKFTGAHKFEEGEVTIMDSNPLEKERGITIFSKNASFNYKGVQCNIVDTPGHADFGSEVERILEMVDGVLLLVDAVDGPMPQTKFVLKKSLELHLKPILVINKIDRPNARPNEVATMTFDLFCELNASDEQLDFPIVYASGRDGYATLDLDEPSDTIKPLLDTILHRVLPPIANPNLPFQMLVTMLDHNSYFGRMAIGRIFHGAIRVGDPVALVKRDGTVTANKVTKIMKYQGLKRVEALEAMAGDIILITGIEGVSVGETLTCIDDPKALPAVKIDEPTVSMNFSHNTSPLAGKDGGIFLTSRHIRERLEHEAMVNVGIKVEEIDGGERFKVSGRGELHLEILIETMRREGYELEVSRPQVILKKMGEQILEPVEAVVIEAGSVYQGTIMQALGERKAQMKDLKTVSSGDIRMEFIITSRALIGFRSEFLLMTHGSGVMCQNFLEYQTYKGSMPARQRGVQVSNGDGVVVAFALWNLQERGEMFVAPGDMAYEGMIVGIYNKGVDIVVNPQKEKKLTNMRSSTRDIAIQLIPPRKINLEFALVFIDDDELVEVTPLNIRLRKMQLKEIDRTRTSRKSRAKNDFD